CAAGCATTGTTTTCATATCCTCCCCCTGGGCatcagagccacacacacactactgttATGGTCACGTTATGTGTGAACAGGCTAATGTGGGAATGTTGTAGAACGCAGCCGGATGTGTGAAAAGTGTTAAGTGTATTCCTGCAGTTACTAGCTGGGAGGCAGGAATCAACCCTGGAGAGGTCACCACCCATGACACACCAAGGGGTAATTTATTGCCttgtttcctccttcctccatgtttgtACTGGTGTGTACTGGGATGATGTCAGTGTAGCTGCTGATGAAAGCCAACTATGCAAACAGTCGGACTGGTCGGTCAGAGGCTCGTTGCAGTTGTCACGGATCCATTTAAAGATGGTTTTCCATCACACACGGCAGGTCCGTAGATCTATTTATACTGACTGACTGGTGAGGCGCTGCAGCCTGGGACGTCTTTCAACCATTACTTTCACTCTTTGGACTGCTGCCGGACAAATATCAGCGGAATGTTGTGTTTAACCAGAACTTATCTCCTCACTCTTCGGTTCGGGCTGGCAGCACTTCAGTGAGTTAGAAAGGTTGCCATTAGTTAAGAAACACTGtctccaaaacaaacattcaggTCCCACCAaatcttccacacacacacacacacacacacacacacacacacaagatgaTGGTCTCACCCTTAAACCCACAGCTCCCCATCTGGTGACGTATGGGCTACACCCAAATTCCAGCCTGCAACTAAAAAGGTGGATCCATCCGAAGAAACGACGGGCTTTAGATGGGATCCACCATCATTCCCAGTACATTTTCCAAATGTTTCTCTGTCCAACATGGATTTATGACACACacgagaggaagggggggtcatGTCAAAGGAGGCGTTTACTCGTAACACAATGCACGCCCGTGCTACACAACAATGAACAGTAACATCAGTATCTGTTGATCACTTCTTGCCCTTCTTCTGAGTGCGAACGTAGCACTTCTCGCACGCCAGCGACAAGCCGACGATGAGGGGAAGAAACTCTTCAAAGTCCAACTTATCGTCTTTGTTAAGATCCAAATCTTTCATCATCCAGTCCACCAGTTTGGGGTTATTCTGGGCCTAAAAAGAGAGACAAGATGAGGGAGTGCGGCTAAAATATGAGCATTTGTTTCCATACGCTGCGACAGAAAGATGTCGGTGTTTACTTTGAGGAAGCTGGGTAGCTCGTTTTCAAGTAGTTTCTTAAGTTCCTTCTTGCTTAACGTGTTTCCATCCCCGCCTGCCTCCGCATAGCGGTGAAAAGTGGAAATCAGAGACTCCATGCATTTCTCCAGCTCAGTCATGGCTGCCAAGGTGGATG
The DNA window shown above is from Takifugu flavidus isolate HTHZ2018 chromosome 10, ASM371156v2, whole genome shotgun sequence and carries:
- the s100a10b gene encoding protein S100-A10b, which gives rise to MTELEKCMESLISTFHRYAEAGGDGNTLSKKELKKLLENELPSFLKAQNNPKLVDWMMKDLDLNKDDKLDFEEFLPLIVGLSLACEKCYVRTQKKGKK